In the Gossypium arboreum isolate Shixiya-1 chromosome 10, ASM2569848v2, whole genome shotgun sequence genome, one interval contains:
- the LOC108489280 gene encoding PRA1 family protein F2-like — MTTYGTIPASSLPSANLEYLSRAKERIKDGLGARRPWKLMFNIHSLNFPRTFSEAISRFRANLVYFRMNYAIIVLLILFLSLLWHPISLIVLIIMMALWLFLYFLRDEPLAIFNRTIDDLVVLVVLGVSTFLFLLLTDATSNILVSVLIGAVVVLVHASLRRTDDLYDEESTGLVSGPSSSS, encoded by the coding sequence ATGACAACCTACGGCACTATCCCAGCTTCCTCACTCCCTTCGGCCAACCTTGAATACCTATCTCGAGCCAAAGAACGTATCAAAGATGGCCTCGGAGCTCGACGTCCATGGAAACTCATGTTCAACATCCACTCCCTCAACTTCCCTCGAACCTTCTCTGAAGCCATTTCCAGGTTTAGAGCTAACTTAGTTTACTTCCGCATGAATTACGCCATAATCGTGCTTCTTATCCTTTTCCTCAGCCTATTATGGCATCCCATCTCCCTCATAGTCCTCATTATCATGATGGCCCTTTGGTTGTTCTTGTACTTCCTACGGGATGAGCCATTGGCTATTTTCAACCGCACGATCGACGACCTTGTTGTGCTGGTCGTGTTGGGGGTTTCGACCTTTCTGTTCTTGCTGTTGACTGATGCCACCAGCAATATCTTAGTGTCAGTTTTGATTGGTGCAGTGGTTGTTTTGGTGCACGCTTCGTTGAGGAGGACTGACGATTTGTATGATGAAGAATCTACTGGCTTGGTGTCTGGACCTTCATCGTCCTCATAA
- the LOC108487347 gene encoding uncharacterized protein LOC108487347 isoform X2 — protein sequence MARPPYEYDPYYLQPDQDRNLINTLFVSGLPDDVKAREIHNLFRRRAGFDYCQLKYTGRGNQVVAFATFLNHQSAIAAMHALNFDPQAGSVLHIELARSNSRRKRKPGSGPYVVIDNRIKASANTQETSSDDGDSDTEEPSGAEDADASNKDELKTVKSDTVQDPENSVPAANEQLERTIDEGAQACSTLFIANLGPNCTEYELKQVLSKYPGFNMLKIRAKGGMPVAFADFEQVEQATKVMTDLQSSLLPSSDRGGMHIEYARSKMRKP from the exons ATGGCGCGGCCACCGTACGAATACGACCCCTATTACCTTCAACCTGACCAAGACCGTAACTTGATCAACACGCTCTTCGTTTCTGGACTCCCCGACGACGTCAAGGCGCGTGAGATTCACAACCTGTTTCGACGACGCGCAGGTTTCGACTATTGCCAGCTCAAGTATACTGGCCGTGGCAACCAG GTTGTTGCATTTGCTACCTTTCTCAATCATCAATCTGCAATCGCAGCAATGCATGCATTAAAT TTTGATCCTCAAGCGGGATCTGTATTGCATATTGAACTAGCCAGATCAAACTCAAGGAGAAAACGTAAACCAG GTAGTGGTCCATATGTTGTTATTGATAATAGAATCAAGGCCTCAGCTAATACCCAGGAAACATCAAGTGATGATG GAGACAGTGACACTGAAGAACCATCTGGAGCTGAGGATGCTGATGCTTCAAACAAGGATGAACTGAAAACCGTAAAGAG TGATACAGTACAGGATCCAGAAAACTCTGTACCAGCTGCAAAT GAACAGTTGGAAAGGACTATTGATGAAGGTGCTCAAGCTTGCTCTACTTTATTCATAGCAAATCTAGGTCCAAATTGCACTGAATATGAACTGAAGCAAGTTCTATCCAA GTATCCTGGATTCAATATGCTCAAGATTCGGGCTAAAGGAGGAATGCCAGTTGCATTTGCTGATTTTGAG CAAGTAGAACAAGCAACGAAAGTGATGACGGATCTTCAGAGCAGCCTTTTGCCTTCATCAGACCGAGGCGGCATGCACATAGA GTATGCAAGGTCCAAGATGAGGAAGCCCTAG
- the LOC108487347 gene encoding U2 small nuclear ribonucleoprotein B'' isoform X1: protein MARPPYEYDPYYLQPDQDRNLINTLFVSGLPDDVKAREIHNLFRRRAGFDYCQLKYTGRGNQVVAFATFLNHQSAIAAMHALNGVKFDPQAGSVLHIELARSNSRRKRKPGSGPYVVIDNRIKASANTQETSSDDGDSDTEEPSGAEDADASNKDELKTVKSDTVQDPENSVPAANEQLERTIDEGAQACSTLFIANLGPNCTEYELKQVLSKYPGFNMLKIRAKGGMPVAFADFEQVEQATKVMTDLQSSLLPSSDRGGMHIEYARSKMRKP, encoded by the exons ATGGCGCGGCCACCGTACGAATACGACCCCTATTACCTTCAACCTGACCAAGACCGTAACTTGATCAACACGCTCTTCGTTTCTGGACTCCCCGACGACGTCAAGGCGCGTGAGATTCACAACCTGTTTCGACGACGCGCAGGTTTCGACTATTGCCAGCTCAAGTATACTGGCCGTGGCAACCAG GTTGTTGCATTTGCTACCTTTCTCAATCATCAATCTGCAATCGCAGCAATGCATGCATTAAAT GGGGTAAAGTTTGATCCTCAAGCGGGATCTGTATTGCATATTGAACTAGCCAGATCAAACTCAAGGAGAAAACGTAAACCAG GTAGTGGTCCATATGTTGTTATTGATAATAGAATCAAGGCCTCAGCTAATACCCAGGAAACATCAAGTGATGATG GAGACAGTGACACTGAAGAACCATCTGGAGCTGAGGATGCTGATGCTTCAAACAAGGATGAACTGAAAACCGTAAAGAG TGATACAGTACAGGATCCAGAAAACTCTGTACCAGCTGCAAAT GAACAGTTGGAAAGGACTATTGATGAAGGTGCTCAAGCTTGCTCTACTTTATTCATAGCAAATCTAGGTCCAAATTGCACTGAATATGAACTGAAGCAAGTTCTATCCAA GTATCCTGGATTCAATATGCTCAAGATTCGGGCTAAAGGAGGAATGCCAGTTGCATTTGCTGATTTTGAG CAAGTAGAACAAGCAACGAAAGTGATGACGGATCTTCAGAGCAGCCTTTTGCCTTCATCAGACCGAGGCGGCATGCACATAGA GTATGCAAGGTCCAAGATGAGGAAGCCCTAG
- the LOC108489288 gene encoding inactive protein kinase SELMODRAFT_444075: protein MSREQKGKQEKGGSNVAEKVVVAVKASKEIPKTALVWALTHVVQPGDCITLLVVVPSPSSGRRWGFPRFAGDCASRKSQLGSSSEQKSDITDSCSQMILQLHDVYDPNKINVKIKIVSGSPCGAVAAEAKRALASWVVLDKQLKHEEKRCIEELQCNIVVMKNSQAKVLRLNLVGSPEKEAEASSQLNSGRDEASEKYPQNKDTSSGSIRGPVVTPTSSPELGTPFTATEAGTSSVSSSDLGTSPFFNSAGNGDLKKDESLVIKEIQDLDESGSDPESENLSLSSTSLRFQPWITEYLTSQHQSSRHLEETSVRAHDGVQASTTKALLEKFSKLDREAGIGISSFRSDSEFSGNVREAVSLSRNAPPGPPPLCSICQHKAPVFGKPPRWFTYAELELATGGFSQANFLAEGGFGSVHRGLLPDGQAIAVKQHKLASSQGDLEFCSEVEVLSCAQHRNVVMLIGFCIEDRRRLLVYEYICNGSLDSHLYGRHREPLEWSARQKIAVGAARGLRYLHEECRVGCIVHRDMRPNNILITHDFEPLVGDFGLARWQPDGDTGVETRVIGTFGYLAPEYAQSGQITEKADVYSFGVVLIELVTGRKAVDLNRPKGQQCLTEWARPLLEEYAIDELVDPRLEDRYSEHEVYCMLHAASLCVRRDPHSRPRMSQVLRILEGDVLMNTNYTSPGYDVGNRSGRLWAEQQRSYSGPLTSDSLDEFSGKLSLDGARPRNKEDFMRR, encoded by the exons ATGAGTCGAGAACAGAAGGGCAAACAGGAAAAAGGTGGCTCGAATGTAGCTGAGAAAGTTGTGGTTGCTGTTAAGGCATCCAAAGAAATTCCCAAGACTGCTCTTGTCTGGGCTTTGACTCATGTTGTTCAACCTGGAGATTGCATTACATTGCTTGTTGTTGTTCCTTCACCTAGCTCAG GTAGAAGATGGGGTTTCCCAAGATTTGCCGGGGACTGCGCCAGTCGGAAGTCTCAATTAGGATCAAGTTCAGAGCAAAAATCTGATATCACTGATTCCTGCTCCCAAATGATCCTCCAACTTCATGATGTTTATGATCCAAACAAG ATTAATGTCAAGATAAAAATTGTTTCTGGATCGCCATGTGGAGCAGTAGCTGCTGAGGCCAAGCGAGCCCTAGCTAGTTGGGTTGTATTGGACAA GCAGCTTAAACATGAGGAAAAACGGTGCATAGAGGAGTTGCAATGCAACATTGTGGTTATGAAGAATTCACAAGCTAAAGTTCTCCGCTTAAATTTGGTTGGGTCACCTGAGAAGGAAGCTGAAGCTTCTTCTCAATTAAATTCTGGGAGAGATGAAGCTTCTGAAAAGTATCCCCAAAACAAAGATACATCATCTGGTTCTATTAGAGGGCCAGTTGTCACTCCAACTAGTAGTCCAGAGCTCGGGACACCATTTACTGCTACTGAAGCAGGAACTTCTTCAGTGTCAAGCTCTGATCTGGGCACTTCTCCTTTTTTCAACTCAGCAGGGAATGGAGACCTGAAGAAGGATGAATCATTGGTTATTAAAGAAATTCAGGATCTTGATGAATCTGGTTCAGATCCCGAGAGTGAAAATTTATCCTTATCTTCAACAAGTTTAAGGTTCCAACCATGGATAACAGAGTATCTTACTTCTCAGCATCAATCCTCACGACACCTGGAAGAAACTTCAGTTAGAGCTCATGACGGGGTTCAAGCTTCAACAACAAAAGCCTTGCTGGAGAAATTTTCGAAACTTGATAGAGAAGCAGGCATTGGAATATCAAGCTTTAGGAGTGATTCTGAATTTAGTGGAAATGTGAGGGAAGCAGTTTCATTATCGAGAAATGCCCCTCCTGGCCCTCCTCCATTGTGTTCAATATGTCAGCATAAGGCCCCTGTATTTGGGAAACCGCCGAGGTGGTTTACCTATGCTGAATTGGAGCTTGCAACTGGTGGATTTTCACAAGCTAATTTCTTGGCTGAGGGTGGGTTCGGATCCGTTCATAGAGGACTTCTCCCAGATGGTCAGGCAATTGCAGTGAAGCAACACAAATTGGCTAGTTCTCAAGGAGATCTTGAGTTTTGCTCAGAGGTGGAAGTCCTGAGCTGTGCTCAGCACAGGAATGTTGTTATGCTGATTGGGTTCTGTATTGAGGATAGAAGGCGACTGCTGGTTTATGAGTACATATGCAATGGATCCCTAGATTCTCATCTATATG GGCGTCATCGGGAACCTTTAGAATGGTCTGCACGGCAAAAGATTGCAGTAGGAGCTGCTAGAGGTCTGAGATACCTTCATGAAGAATGCAGAGTTGGCTGCATTGTGCACCGCGACATGCGGCCGAACAACATTCTCATCACCCATGATTTTGAACCTTTG GTTGGTGATTTTGGCCTTGCAAGATGGCAGCCTGATGGTGATACCGGTGTGGAAACAAGAGTGATTGGAACATTCGG GTATTTGGCACCAGAGTATGCTCAAAGTGGACAAATCACAGAAAAGGCAGATGTATATTCCTTCGGAGTGGTGTTAATTGAATTGGTTACTGGACGGAAAGCTGTGGACCTTAATAGGCCAAAGGGCCAACAATGTCTAACCGAATGG GCACGTCCACTTTTGGAAGAATACGCCATAGATGAACTGGTGGACCCCAGATTGGAAGATCGCTATTCCGAACATGAGGTATATTGCATGCTTCATGCTGCATCATTATGCGTAAGGCGGGATCCTCATTCTAGGCCGCGCATGTCACAG GTGCTCCGGATACTGGAAGGTGATGTGCTCATGAATACCAATTACACGTCGCCAGGGTATGATGTTGGTAACCGTAGTGGCCGGCTTTGGGCAGAGCAACAAAGGAGCTACAGTGGACCACTCACGAGTGATTCATTAGATGAGTTCAGTGGAAAGCTCTCCCTCGACGGAGCAAGGCCAAGAAACAAGGAGGACTTCATGCGAAGATAA